The following are from one region of the Lujinxingia vulgaris genome:
- a CDS encoding SUMF1/EgtB/PvdO family nonheme iron enzyme — MSEVSQVSCPECGAEQSSGAPFCGRCGYRMRPAETVREGMAPVRRSSQSGGQERPARASQTGPGGSGLWAVEEGRTVMEGMQAIQAGDRPQGTADAESDEDARGGEEAPRAWRGRVSGVVWGSAAVCLVAMASMSWMYLKRAAVVEGAVEEVRRGEPGRVEVEAGPYLRGLSEQAQSFMMLSCHQLERDEPERCEQEELLAGEYPQRTVTLKAYAIDRLEVSVGAYQRCVDEGACEAIDYDGCEVWTPRGLQVSLRVPRVLKEAGRAVVCVTREEARAYCGWAGGALPTHDQWERAARGVDGGVYPWGDHWESESANWGERDVVGGPVAGALDGYVWTAPVGRYEGGVSPAGVWEMAGNVAEWVEGEDPLLGAVRGGSWVSNPFELRSTARVERKATARRTDVGFRCAYGGR, encoded by the coding sequence ATGAGCGAAGTCAGTCAGGTGAGTTGCCCGGAGTGTGGGGCGGAGCAGTCGTCGGGGGCGCCCTTTTGCGGGCGGTGCGGCTATCGGATGCGTCCGGCCGAGACGGTGCGTGAGGGGATGGCGCCGGTGCGGCGGTCGTCGCAGAGTGGCGGGCAGGAGCGTCCGGCGCGTGCCTCTCAAACAGGCCCGGGTGGCAGCGGCCTGTGGGCGGTGGAGGAGGGGCGCACGGTGATGGAGGGGATGCAGGCGATCCAGGCGGGGGACAGGCCGCAGGGGACGGCTGATGCTGAGAGCGACGAGGATGCGCGGGGCGGGGAGGAGGCCCCCCGGGCCTGGCGAGGGCGGGTCAGCGGGGTGGTGTGGGGTTCGGCGGCGGTGTGTCTGGTGGCGATGGCGTCGATGAGCTGGATGTATCTAAAACGAGCGGCGGTGGTCGAGGGGGCGGTGGAGGAGGTCCGGCGCGGGGAGCCGGGGCGAGTAGAAGTTGAGGCGGGGCCTTATCTTCGGGGGCTCAGCGAGCAGGCGCAGTCGTTTATGATGTTGAGCTGTCATCAGCTTGAGCGCGATGAGCCGGAGCGTTGCGAGCAGGAGGAGTTGCTGGCCGGGGAGTATCCGCAGCGCACGGTGACGCTCAAGGCGTACGCGATCGACCGGCTGGAGGTGAGCGTGGGGGCGTATCAGCGATGTGTGGATGAGGGGGCGTGTGAGGCGATCGATTATGATGGGTGTGAGGTGTGGACGCCGCGGGGGTTGCAGGTCAGCCTGCGGGTTCCGCGGGTGCTCAAGGAGGCGGGGCGTGCGGTGGTGTGTGTGACTCGGGAGGAGGCGCGGGCGTACTGCGGGTGGGCCGGCGGGGCGCTTCCCACCCACGATCAGTGGGAGCGTGCGGCGCGGGGTGTGGATGGCGGGGTGTATCCGTGGGGGGATCATTGGGAGAGCGAGTCGGCGAACTGGGGGGAGCGTGACGTGGTGGGCGGGCCGGTGGCCGGGGCGTTGGACGGGTATGTGTGGACGGCGCCGGTGGGACGTTATGAGGGCGGGGTGAGTCCGGCCGGGGTCTGGGAGATGGCGGGCAATGTGGCGGAGTGGGTCGAGGGAGAGGACCCCCTTCTGGGCGCGGTGCGGGGAGGGAGCTGGGTGAGCAATCCCTTTGAGCTGCGCTCCACCGCGCGGGTGGAGCGCAAGGCCACTGCGCGGCGCACCGATGTGGGGTTTCGGTGCGCCTACGGCGGCAGGTAA
- a CDS encoding aldehyde dehydrogenase family protein: MAKSTPNRLRVLKTFKLYIGGAFPRTESGRFLQEHNPKGQLVANFCRASRKDLRNSVVAARKAQPGWAGRTPFNRAQILYRMAEVLESRRESFESALGERAGIKAADAQAEVDAAIDRLVWYAGWADKFVQIMGTTNPVASPHFNITSPEPTGVVTAFAPRTAPLLGLITAIAPVIVSGNALVLVVENEHPSIAIDLAEVFHCSDLPGGVVNILTGLREELVPHAAKHMDIDAIATFDATDEERRLIALEAAESVKRVHNFESPAKNDWSIASAQSPYNILPFVEFKTAWHPIESGAAMGAKY; encoded by the coding sequence ATGGCCAAATCAACCCCCAATCGTCTGCGCGTCCTCAAGACTTTCAAGCTCTACATCGGCGGGGCCTTCCCCCGCACCGAGAGCGGACGTTTTCTCCAGGAACACAACCCCAAGGGGCAGCTCGTGGCCAACTTCTGCCGCGCCTCGCGCAAAGATCTTCGAAACTCCGTGGTCGCCGCCCGCAAAGCCCAGCCCGGCTGGGCCGGTCGCACCCCCTTTAACCGCGCCCAGATCCTCTACCGCATGGCCGAGGTCCTCGAATCGCGACGCGAGTCTTTCGAGAGCGCCCTCGGCGAGCGCGCCGGCATCAAAGCGGCCGACGCTCAGGCGGAGGTCGACGCGGCCATCGATCGCCTGGTCTGGTACGCCGGCTGGGCCGATAAGTTCGTGCAGATTATGGGCACCACAAACCCGGTGGCATCCCCCCACTTCAACATCACAAGCCCCGAGCCCACCGGCGTGGTCACGGCCTTTGCGCCCCGCACCGCTCCGCTTCTGGGCCTCATCACCGCCATCGCGCCGGTGATCGTCTCCGGCAACGCGCTGGTGCTCGTCGTCGAAAACGAGCACCCCTCCATCGCCATCGACCTGGCGGAAGTCTTCCACTGCAGCGATCTTCCCGGCGGCGTCGTCAACATCCTCACCGGCCTGCGCGAGGAGCTCGTCCCCCACGCCGCCAAACACATGGACATCGACGCCATCGCCACCTTCGACGCCACCGATGAGGAACGCCGCCTCATCGCCCTGGAGGCCGCCGAGAGCGTCAAGCGCGTCCACAACTTCGAGAGCCCCGCCAAGAACGACTGGTCGATCGCCAGCGCGCAGAGCCCCTACAACATCCTGCCCTTCGTCGAGTTCAAGACCGCCTGGCACCCCATCGAGAGCGGCGCGGCCATGGGCGCCAAGTACTGA
- a CDS encoding aldehyde dehydrogenase family protein: MGKTANTSVRDLLFGDLWDYAPAPESRDHITINERYGHFIDGKFVEGENHFPSINPATEEQLFEVASADEATVDLAVKAARKAYDKVWGKMPGAERAKYLYRIARMIQEKARALAVAESLDGGKPIKESRDIDIPLAAAHFFYYAGWADKLDYLLPGASPTSIGVAGQIIPWNFPLLMAAWKIAPALAAGNTIVIKPAETTPLTAMMLAEIIQEADLPPGVVNIVNGAGQTGAAIVNHPDINKIAFTGSTDVGKIIQRALAGSRKKLTLELGGKGANIIFDDASLDQAVEGIINGIFFNQGHVCCAGSRLLVQENIADELMHKLRHRVSTLIVGDPLDKNTDVGAINSREQLLRIQELVAAGKDEGAQIFQPSAPLPEKGFFFKPTVFTEVTPSHRIAREEIFGPVLSVLTFRTPEEAIEKANNTPYGLACGVWTDKGSRLFRVANALKCGIVWGNTYNRFDPTSPFGGYKESGFGREGGLHGLLPYLEVR, translated from the coding sequence ATGGGTAAGACGGCCAACACTTCAGTGCGCGACCTCCTCTTCGGCGACCTCTGGGACTACGCCCCGGCGCCCGAGTCGCGCGATCACATCACCATCAACGAGCGCTACGGACACTTCATCGACGGCAAGTTCGTCGAGGGCGAAAATCACTTCCCCTCGATCAACCCCGCCACCGAAGAGCAGCTTTTTGAAGTTGCCTCGGCCGATGAGGCCACCGTCGACCTCGCGGTCAAAGCCGCTCGCAAAGCCTACGACAAGGTCTGGGGCAAGATGCCCGGCGCCGAGCGCGCCAAGTACCTCTACCGCATCGCCCGCATGATCCAGGAAAAAGCCCGCGCCCTGGCCGTGGCCGAATCCCTCGATGGCGGCAAGCCCATCAAGGAATCCCGCGACATCGACATCCCGCTCGCTGCCGCGCACTTCTTCTACTACGCGGGCTGGGCCGACAAACTCGACTACCTCCTGCCCGGCGCCTCCCCCACTTCCATCGGTGTGGCGGGCCAGATCATCCCCTGGAACTTCCCCCTCTTGATGGCTGCCTGGAAAATCGCCCCGGCTCTGGCCGCCGGCAACACCATCGTCATCAAGCCCGCCGAGACCACCCCGCTCACCGCGATGATGCTCGCCGAAATCATCCAGGAAGCCGACCTTCCCCCGGGTGTCGTGAACATCGTCAACGGTGCCGGACAGACCGGCGCGGCGATCGTCAACCACCCCGACATCAACAAGATCGCGTTTACCGGCTCCACCGACGTCGGAAAGATCATCCAGCGCGCCCTGGCCGGCTCCCGCAAAAAGCTCACCCTGGAGCTCGGCGGCAAAGGCGCCAACATCATCTTCGACGACGCCTCCCTCGATCAGGCTGTCGAAGGCATCATCAACGGCATCTTCTTCAACCAGGGCCACGTCTGCTGCGCCGGAAGCCGCCTGCTCGTCCAGGAGAACATCGCCGACGAGCTCATGCACAAACTCCGCCACCGCGTCTCCACGCTGATCGTCGGCGACCCGCTCGACAAAAACACCGACGTCGGCGCCATCAACTCCCGCGAGCAGCTCCTGCGCATCCAGGAGCTCGTCGCCGCCGGAAAAGACGAGGGCGCCCAGATCTTCCAGCCCTCCGCCCCACTCCCCGAAAAAGGCTTCTTCTTCAAGCCCACCGTGTTTACCGAAGTCACCCCCTCGCATCGCATCGCCCGCGAGGAGATTTTTGGCCCGGTCTTGAGCGTGCTCACCTTCCGCACCCCGGAAGAGGCCATCGAAAAAGCCAACAACACCCCCTACGGCCTGGCCTGCGGGGTCTGGACCGACAAAGGCTCCAGGCTCTTCCGCGTCGCCAACGCACTTAAATGCGGCATCGTCTGGGGCAACACCTACAACCGCTTCGACCCGACCAGCCCCTTCGGCGGCTACAAAGAAAGCGGCTTCGGCCGTGAAGGTGGTCTCCACGGGCTTCTCCCCTACCTGGAGGTGCGCTAA
- the deoC gene encoding deoxyribose-phosphate aldolase, protein MTHSFVVPRVPSVDAVAVEERAAKFRTRSIKKDAKIKGLKLVASMIDLTTLEGMDTPGKVQMLCQKAISPGSDCPQVAAICVYPTMVPVAKAALKGTSIKVASVATYFPSGQASLKERTDEVRRAVEAGADEIDMVISRGDFLAGHYAKIDEEIRATREACGPAHLKVILETGELQTYDNVRLASQIAIDAGAHFIKTSTGKVSPGATMPVTLVMLEAIRDHFIKTGKMVGMKPAGGIRDSKLAMHYLAMVKETLGDAWLSPDWFRFGASSLLNDVLMQLEKQRTGRYHSDRYVSLS, encoded by the coding sequence ATGACCCACTCCTTTGTGGTCCCCCGCGTCCCCTCGGTCGACGCCGTCGCCGTTGAGGAGCGTGCCGCCAAGTTCCGTACGCGCAGCATCAAAAAAGACGCCAAGATCAAAGGCCTCAAGCTCGTCGCCTCCATGATCGATTTGACCACCCTGGAGGGCATGGACACCCCGGGCAAAGTTCAGATGCTCTGCCAGAAGGCCATCTCCCCGGGCTCAGACTGCCCGCAGGTCGCCGCCATCTGCGTCTACCCCACGATGGTCCCCGTGGCCAAAGCCGCGCTCAAGGGCACCTCCATTAAAGTTGCGTCCGTGGCCACCTACTTCCCCAGCGGCCAGGCCTCGCTTAAAGAGCGCACCGACGAGGTCCGCCGCGCCGTGGAAGCTGGCGCCGACGAGATCGACATGGTCATCAGCCGCGGCGACTTCCTGGCCGGCCACTACGCCAAGATCGACGAAGAGATCCGCGCCACCCGCGAGGCCTGCGGCCCGGCCCACCTCAAAGTCATCCTCGAGACCGGTGAGCTGCAGACCTACGATAACGTGCGCCTGGCCAGCCAGATCGCCATCGACGCCGGCGCGCATTTTATCAAAACCTCCACCGGCAAAGTCTCCCCCGGCGCCACCATGCCGGTGACGCTCGTGATGCTGGAGGCCATCCGCGACCACTTCATCAAAACCGGCAAAATGGTCGGCATGAAGCCCGCCGGCGGCATCCGCGACTCCAAGCTCGCGATGCATTACCTGGCCATGGTCAAAGAAACCTTAGGCGATGCCTGGCTCTCCCCGGACTGGTTCCGCTTCGGCGCCTCCTCCCTGCTCAACGACGTGCTCATGCAACTCGAGAAGCAGCGCACCGGCCGCTACCACTCCGACCGCTACGTCAGCCTGAGCTAA
- a CDS encoding EAL domain-containing protein, translating into MWEEDPFGGMEQQALEELSEAVRDEEASQFRGRLPTLGEVLDEVGEAVAARRCSGLWVVDTSQLEGWERQQGAGAFDALMGRLSEAVEGVKGAEDVACVEAEGSDTLVVFVMGEGLVEEGALDVVNGRLLGAFDRAQMAVQQALERIALGSAMVLANASVDPRRQIYRAIRRARAEAQVGYHDQQRRRSRVVGHLIAQRKIRTLFQPVVRLSDRRVEGFEALSRAEGGAAQRLGVHLFVAASRAELDGELDQACRALSVERRPAIGEEGKLFLNCLPPTFYASNPELQAMLESWRGAGMRPDQLVFEVTEQITYEQFLRIMPTVRKLREKGYRFALDDVGTGAANLRLLAELEPDYIKMDLELTRGIARSERKRALAQYLHDLAKRSGAELIAEGIETFDDLEVLEEMGVALGQGYLLGEPQEAEAWDGKIAQVIEELES; encoded by the coding sequence ATGTGGGAAGAAGATCCCTTCGGGGGTATGGAGCAGCAAGCTTTAGAGGAGCTCTCGGAGGCGGTGCGCGATGAGGAGGCGTCGCAGTTTCGGGGGCGTTTGCCGACGCTGGGGGAGGTGCTCGACGAGGTCGGCGAGGCGGTGGCCGCGCGGCGTTGCTCGGGGCTGTGGGTGGTCGATACGAGCCAGCTTGAGGGGTGGGAGCGACAGCAGGGGGCCGGGGCGTTTGACGCGCTGATGGGGCGGCTCTCGGAGGCGGTTGAGGGGGTTAAGGGCGCCGAGGATGTGGCGTGTGTGGAGGCTGAGGGGAGCGACACGCTGGTGGTGTTTGTGATGGGGGAGGGGCTGGTGGAGGAGGGGGCGCTCGATGTGGTGAATGGCCGACTTCTGGGGGCTTTTGATCGGGCGCAGATGGCGGTGCAGCAGGCGCTGGAGCGCATTGCGCTGGGGAGCGCGATGGTGCTGGCCAATGCGTCGGTGGATCCGCGGCGGCAGATCTACCGGGCGATTCGCCGGGCGCGGGCTGAGGCGCAGGTGGGCTATCATGATCAGCAGCGGCGGCGCAGTCGGGTGGTGGGGCATCTGATCGCGCAGCGAAAGATTCGCACCCTCTTTCAGCCGGTGGTGCGCCTCTCGGATCGGCGCGTGGAGGGGTTTGAGGCGTTGAGCCGGGCTGAGGGTGGGGCGGCGCAGCGGTTGGGGGTGCATCTTTTTGTGGCAGCGTCGCGGGCGGAGCTCGATGGGGAGCTCGACCAGGCGTGTCGGGCGCTCTCGGTGGAGCGGCGGCCGGCGATCGGGGAGGAGGGGAAGTTGTTTCTCAACTGCCTTCCGCCGACCTTTTATGCGTCGAACCCGGAGCTGCAGGCGATGCTCGAGAGCTGGCGAGGGGCGGGGATGAGGCCGGATCAGCTGGTGTTTGAGGTGACCGAGCAGATCACGTACGAGCAGTTTCTAAGGATCATGCCCACGGTGCGTAAGTTGAGGGAGAAGGGCTATCGCTTTGCGCTCGATGATGTGGGGACGGGGGCGGCGAACCTGCGACTTCTGGCGGAGCTGGAGCCGGATTATATCAAGATGGATCTGGAGCTGACCCGCGGGATCGCGCGCAGCGAGCGCAAGCGGGCGCTGGCGCAGTACCTCCACGATCTGGCCAAACGAAGCGGGGCGGAGCTCATTGCCGAGGGCATTGAGACCTTTGATGATCTGGAAGTGTTAGAAGAGATGGGGGTGGCGCTCGGGCAGGGGTATCTGCTCGGTGAGCCTCAAGAGGCCGAGGCGTGGGATGGAAAGATTGCGCAGGTGATCGAGGAACTTGAGAGCTAA
- the pyrC gene encoding dihydroorotase, translating into MTRWVIRDAVVFAEAGERVEGDVLVEEGRIARVGDVGDAGGAEEVRAEGRWLWPGVIDAHVHFREPGPTHKEDWDSGSAAAVSGGVTSVIDMPNTSPSTTTLARLREKREVARAKSRCNVGLYFGANPENLDAIVASHGEEAVAGLKIFMADSTGDLLVDRYEDLERIFEGYEGRICVHAEDAERMREREAMFEGREDPGVHSEIRDAETAARAVEVAGELAARFGRRVHVLHLSTRAELAALKEARARMEELGSGGRITCEVCPHHLFLDVHDYEFWGTRVQMNPPLRQEADRDAMWEALRRGEVEMIATDHAPHTPEEKAHPYGQAPSGVPGVELSLPLMLDAAFRGVCSYEEVLSWMCEGPALVHQVVDRGRIVEGAFADLVLIDPHMMRRVLDQDQRSRCGWTPYAGRDLTGWPVRTWVNGKEVFRRLDEGAGEVVGKGGEGMWMAFEG; encoded by the coding sequence ATGACGCGATGGGTGATTCGGGATGCGGTGGTCTTTGCTGAAGCTGGCGAGCGGGTGGAGGGGGATGTGCTGGTGGAGGAGGGGCGCATCGCGCGGGTGGGCGATGTGGGGGATGCGGGCGGAGCCGAGGAGGTTCGCGCGGAGGGGAGATGGTTGTGGCCCGGGGTGATCGATGCCCATGTGCATTTTCGAGAGCCGGGCCCAACGCATAAAGAGGATTGGGATTCGGGGAGCGCGGCCGCGGTGAGCGGTGGGGTGACCTCGGTGATCGACATGCCCAACACCTCACCGTCGACGACGACGCTGGCGAGGTTGCGCGAGAAGCGCGAGGTGGCGCGGGCGAAGTCGCGATGCAACGTGGGGCTGTATTTCGGGGCGAATCCCGAAAACCTGGATGCGATTGTGGCCTCGCATGGCGAGGAGGCGGTGGCCGGACTGAAGATCTTTATGGCGGATTCGACGGGCGACCTGCTTGTGGATCGTTATGAGGATTTAGAGCGCATCTTTGAGGGGTATGAGGGGCGGATCTGCGTGCATGCCGAAGATGCGGAGCGGATGCGCGAGCGGGAGGCGATGTTTGAGGGGCGCGAAGATCCGGGCGTGCACTCGGAGATTCGCGACGCCGAGACGGCCGCGCGGGCGGTGGAGGTGGCCGGGGAGCTCGCCGCGCGTTTTGGGCGGCGGGTGCATGTCTTGCACCTCTCGACGCGCGCGGAGCTTGCGGCGTTGAAGGAGGCGCGAGCGCGGATGGAGGAGCTGGGAAGCGGGGGGAGGATCACCTGTGAGGTGTGTCCGCATCATCTTTTTCTGGATGTGCATGATTATGAGTTCTGGGGGACGCGGGTGCAGATGAATCCGCCGCTTCGCCAGGAGGCCGATCGGGACGCGATGTGGGAGGCGCTGCGTCGGGGGGAGGTCGAGATGATCGCCACCGACCATGCGCCGCATACCCCCGAGGAGAAGGCGCATCCTTACGGGCAGGCGCCCAGCGGGGTGCCCGGGGTGGAGCTGAGCCTGCCGCTGATGCTGGACGCGGCGTTCAGGGGCGTGTGCAGCTATGAGGAGGTTTTGAGCTGGATGTGCGAGGGGCCGGCGCTGGTGCATCAGGTCGTGGATCGGGGGCGGATTGTGGAGGGGGCGTTTGCCGATCTGGTGCTGATCGATCCGCATATGATGCGGCGGGTGTTGGATCAGGATCAGCGTTCGCGCTGTGGTTGGACGCCTTATGCGGGGCGCGATCTGACGGGGTGGCCGGTGCGCACATGGGTGAACGGGAAGGAGGTGTTCCGGCGCCTGGATGAAGGTGCGGGCGAGGTGGTGGGGAAGGGGGGGGAGGGGATGTGGATGGCGTTTGAGGGGTGA
- the glmU gene encoding bifunctional UDP-N-acetylglucosamine diphosphorylase/glucosamine-1-phosphate N-acetyltransferase GlmU codes for MNPSTPFQSLILAAGMGTRMRSDTIKVLHPLLGTPLIGHVTRAALDAGAARVVPILGHQREQVEAWLRPQSYADAIHPAFQDEQLGTAHAVACGLPALDADIPYTLILSGDVPNLDAETLISMVNDAASAGCDLAVMTAILKDPASYGRIIRSAQGRLNAIVEFKDATEDQRAITEINAGIYLARTSFLLDAIPAIMAAGTDNAQNEYYLTDLVALAAKNERAIAWPVATPELVQGVNDRLDLARATAFVRRRTLERWMRAGVTLIDPDRTTIEPSATLEPDVTLEPDVTICGSSHIARGAYIEQGCRITDSHVGPGARLLAYSYLTDARVDQNASIGPFVHLRPGADIGENCKVGNFVEIKKTRLDKGAKASHLTYLGDAHVGQNANVGAGTITCNYDGQNKHRTTIGEGAFIGSNTALVAPIAIGDGAYVGAGSTLTDDVPPRALGIARGRQRNIEDWADPTPE; via the coding sequence ATGAACCCTTCGACCCCTTTTCAGTCGCTGATCCTCGCCGCCGGCATGGGCACCCGCATGCGCTCGGACACCATCAAGGTGCTCCACCCCCTGCTCGGGACCCCGCTCATCGGACACGTCACCCGCGCCGCGCTTGATGCCGGCGCGGCACGCGTCGTCCCCATCCTCGGCCACCAGCGCGAACAGGTCGAAGCCTGGCTCCGCCCCCAGAGCTACGCCGACGCCATCCACCCGGCCTTTCAGGACGAGCAGCTCGGCACGGCCCACGCCGTGGCCTGCGGCCTGCCCGCCCTTGATGCCGACATCCCCTACACCCTGATCCTCTCCGGCGACGTCCCCAACCTCGACGCCGAGACGCTCATCAGCATGGTCAACGACGCAGCCTCCGCGGGCTGCGACCTGGCCGTGATGACGGCGATCCTCAAAGATCCCGCGTCTTACGGTCGCATCATTCGCTCCGCGCAAGGCCGCCTCAACGCCATCGTCGAGTTCAAAGACGCCACCGAAGATCAGCGCGCGATCACCGAGATCAACGCCGGCATCTACCTGGCGCGCACCTCCTTTTTGCTCGACGCCATCCCCGCCATCATGGCCGCCGGCACCGACAACGCCCAGAACGAGTACTACCTCACCGACCTCGTCGCCCTGGCCGCCAAAAACGAGCGCGCCATCGCCTGGCCCGTCGCCACCCCGGAGCTTGTGCAGGGCGTCAACGACCGCCTCGATCTGGCCCGCGCCACCGCCTTTGTACGCCGCCGCACCCTCGAGCGCTGGATGCGCGCCGGCGTCACCCTCATCGACCCCGACCGCACCACCATCGAGCCCAGCGCCACGCTAGAGCCCGATGTGACGCTGGAGCCCGACGTCACCATCTGCGGCAGCTCGCACATCGCCCGCGGCGCCTACATCGAGCAGGGCTGTCGCATCACCGACAGCCACGTCGGCCCCGGCGCGCGCCTGCTGGCCTACTCCTACCTCACCGACGCCCGCGTCGACCAAAACGCCTCCATCGGCCCCTTCGTCCACCTGCGCCCCGGCGCCGACATCGGCGAAAATTGCAAAGTCGGCAACTTCGTCGAGATCAAAAAGACCCGCCTCGACAAGGGCGCCAAAGCAAGCCACCTCACCTACCTTGGTGACGCCCACGTCGGCCAGAACGCCAACGTCGGCGCCGGCACCATCACCTGCAACTACGACGGCCAGAACAAACACCGCACCACCATCGGCGAAGGTGCCTTCATCGGCTCCAACACCGCCCTTGTCGCACCCATCGCCATCGGCGATGGCGCCTACGTCGGCGCCGGCTCCACGCTCACCGACGACGTCCCTCCCCGCGCGCTGGGCATCGCCCGCGGACGCCAGCGAAACATCGAAGACTGGGCCGATCCCACCCCCGAGTGA